A single region of the Drosophila takahashii strain IR98-3 E-12201 chromosome 2R, DtakHiC1v2, whole genome shotgun sequence genome encodes:
- the LOC108060887 gene encoding uncharacterized protein isoform X2, whose protein sequence is MHKTWNKPFHKRKMWKTVSKPGKLVYYMQPLVEHFFDIWMQPLPFPTILKFIYSCAVIFFIMLPILYPLLVLLIYYGIFQYAGEQHFGLVPPDNWNLLGAANHLWHFEVTNKKYLLRLYAHGSVLRLQLSQNCGVTDPYLPIPVDGEF, encoded by the exons ATGCACAAGACATGGAATAAACCGTTCCACAAGCGCAAAATG TGGAAGACCGTTTCGAAGCCTGGAAAACTCGTGTACTATATGCAGCCACTAGTGGAGCACTTCTTCGATATCTGGATGCAACCACTGCCCTTTCCGACAATTTTGAAATTCATCTACAGCTGCGCTGTGATCTTCTTCATAATGCTGCCCATCCTGTACCCACTGCTCGTCCTGCTGATCTACTACGGTATCTTCCAGTACGCCGGTGAGCAGCACTTCGGACTGGTACCGCCAGATAACTGGAACCTTCTGGGGGCCGCCAATCACCTCTGGCACTTCGAGGTGACCAACAAGAAGTATCTGCT TCGACTATATGCGCATGGCTCTGTGCTTCGTCTTCAGCTAAGTCAAAATTGCGGAGTAACCGATCCTTATTTGCCCATCCCAGTCGACGGGGAGTTTTAA
- the LOC108060887 gene encoding uncharacterized protein isoform X1, translating into MHKTWNKPFHKRKMWKTVSKPGKLVYYMQPLVEHFFDIWMQPLPFPTILKFIYSCAVIFFIMLPILYPLLVLLIYYGIFQYAGEQHFGLVPPDNWNLLGAANHLWHFEVTNKKYLLFVTMYIDRYRVIITAISSTVDYMRMALCFVFS; encoded by the exons ATGCACAAGACATGGAATAAACCGTTCCACAAGCGCAAAATG TGGAAGACCGTTTCGAAGCCTGGAAAACTCGTGTACTATATGCAGCCACTAGTGGAGCACTTCTTCGATATCTGGATGCAACCACTGCCCTTTCCGACAATTTTGAAATTCATCTACAGCTGCGCTGTGATCTTCTTCATAATGCTGCCCATCCTGTACCCACTGCTCGTCCTGCTGATCTACTACGGTATCTTCCAGTACGCCGGTGAGCAGCACTTCGGACTGGTACCGCCAGATAACTGGAACCTTCTGGGGGCCGCCAATCACCTCTGGCACTTCGAGGTGACCAACAAGAAGTATCTGCTGTTCGTGACCATGTACATCGATAGATACCGCGTCATTATAACCGCCATATCTTCGACAGTCGACTATATGCGCATGGCTCTGTGCTTCGTCTTCAGCTAA
- the LOC108060747 gene encoding nucleolar protein 9, which translates to MESDGNAKRKRPKKKGNRFMRNAKGFAKQGIFGRGTHIDDEQFSYFINILDAMKVGFEDVEERVNMANNVFEQTHDQEIHLASNQIVSKALESLVGFVDDVQLERFFSKFGESLRPLCSDRFASHVLQKMLEIAFLRGVGKSAVQETSDAASANKRAKPDAAQVEEEYNLEAEFSEDHREKCRQFVLRISKFMLNNLEDFVWDTCASHIMRTAILCLVGMHVPKIAFEKGGTEIAKHRKLYSVPDEWQEVMKEFPQRLEMWPQFTDFPYQEHSSSLLGIICLALSVADKSLLKHFAKKILTVGLLKPNEGDEEKKDLDVKIEIKDEEDEENAEKKPTDPNLPKVFHHQTSVILLETILSVAGAKLLTQLYAMLFCNRIGYLARQQGTNFSVQRLLQHIKEVSDFEAVFTELQPHVEELLKMGYTGVVSGLSAACLRLGTKQAQMIAALQSALHVSGDKEKSKLFFNCLVKLKPFEVLGSDESGFVHLHGSLIAQHVLQFNKPIFLVNCILDLPATQLAQVFNTPNGSHIVDAFMQSKFIGEKSRERLIRQLDGFYVDLAITRHGSRVFEQCFNASQEAQKLRMAKELFAKANMLKGSPHGRIIYTKYRLDTYKLSPSQWQESLSKHLDAEQPKEAKRKTAKTAAEAFKDILS; encoded by the exons aTGGAGTCAGATGGCAATGCGAAACGCAAGCGACCCAAAAAGAAGGGCAATCGCTTCATGCGGAACGCCAAGGGATTCGCCAAGCAGGGGATATTCGGCCGGGGCACACACATCGACGATGAGCAGTTCAGCTACTTCATTAACATTCTGGACGCCATGAAGGTGGGATTCGAGGACGTGGAGGAGCGAG TCAACATGGCCAACAATGTGTTCGAGCAGACCCACGACCAGGAGATCCACCTGGCCTCCAATCAGATCGTTTCCAAGGCTCTGGAATCGCTGGTGGGTTTCGTAGACGACGTCCAGTTGGAGCGATTCTTCAGCAAGTTTGGCGAAAGCTTACGCCCCCTTTGTTCCGATCGTTTCGCCTCGCACGTCCTGCAGAAAATGCTGGAGATTGCCTTCCTGCGGGGAGTGGGCAAGTCAGCTGTCCAGGAAACCAGCGATGCAGCTAGTGCCAACAAGCGGGCCAAGCCGGATGCCGCCCAGGTGGAGGAGGAGTACAACCTGGAGGCGGAATTCAGCGAAGATCACCGCGAGAAGTGCCGGCAGTTCGTGCTGCGCATCTCCAAGTTCATGCTGAACAACCTGGAGGACTTTGTGTGGGACACCTGCGCCAGCCACATCATGCGCACGGCCATTCTGTGCCTGGTGGGCATGCATGTGCCCAAGATCGCCTTCGAGAAGGGCGGCACTGAGATCGCCAAGCACAGGAAGTTGTACTCGGTGCCGGATGAGTGGCAGGAGGTGATGAAGGAGTTCCCCCAGCGATTGGAGATGTGGCCCCAGTTCACGGACTTTCCCTACCAAGAGCACTCTTCCAGCCTGCTGGGCATCATCTGTTTGGCTTTGAGTGTGGCGGACAAAAGTCTGCTCAAGCATTTTGCCAAGAAAATCTTAACAGTCGGGCTGTTGAAGCCAAATGAAGGTGACGAGGAGAAAAAGGACTTGGACGTCAAGATAGAGATCAAGGACGAAGAGGATGAGGAGAACGCTGAGAAGAAGCCAACAGATCCCAACTTACCGAAGGTCTTCCATCATCAGACCTCTGTTATTCTGTTAGAAACTATTTTGAGTGTGGCGGGAGCCAAACTGCTGACCCAGCTGTATGCCATGCTCTTCTGCAACCGCATCGGCTATTTAGCTCGGCAGCAGGGAACGAACTTTTCTGTCCAGCGTCTCCTGCAGCACATCAAGGAGGTCTCGGACTTCGAGGCCGTCTTCACCGAACTCCAGCCGCACGTGGAGGAGCTGCTCAAGATGGGTTACACCGGCGTGGTGTCCGGACTGAGTGCAGCCTGTCTGCGACTGGGCACCAAGCAAGCTCAGATGATAGCCGCCCTGCAGAGTGCTCTGCATGTCAGCGGCGACAAGGAAAAATCCAAGCTCTTCTTCAACTGCCTGGTGAAACTGAAGCCTTTTGAAGTGCTTGGCAGCGATGAGTCGGGATTCGTTCATCTCCACGGGTCGCTCATCGCCCAACACGTGCTGCAGTTCAACAAGCCCATCTTCCTGGTCAACTGCATCCTCGATCTGCCCGCCACCCAGCTGGCTCAGGTCTTCAACACGCCCAATGGCTCGCACATCGTGGACGCCTTCATGCAGAGCAAGTTCATAGGGGAGAAATCCAGGGAGCGTCTGATCCGCCAGCTGGATGGCTTCTACGTGGACTTGGCCATCACTCGACATGGCTCCCGCGTCTTCGAACAATGCTTCAATGCCTCCCAGGAGGCGCAGAAGCTGCGCATGGCCAAGGAGCTTTTCGCCAAGGCAAACATGCTGAAGGGATCGCCGCATGGAAGGATAATCTACACAAAATACCGCCTGGATACATATAAGCTTTCGCCCAGCCAGTGGCAGGAGAGCTTGTCCAAGCACCTGGACGCAGAGCAGCCAAAGGAGGCGAAGCGGAAAACGGCCAAGACAGCCGCCGAAGCTTTCAAGGATATACTTAGCTAG
- the sPLA2 gene encoding phospholipase A2 has translation MWLLRGAFVCGLLAMASAFGDEAIFEDEDIYNQALPPVPHTGITVPGTKWCGPGNTAANHEDLGRERETDKCCRDHDHCDDIIESHAALHGLPVNTDWFPILKCTCEQQFINCLQAVNSLTSNTLGRIYYGSRSRCFANGYPTTGCKQYQEGTFRKRCIRYQVDKSKAKVWQFYDMPFFTLPAKTG, from the exons ATGTGGCTGCTGCGCGGAGCGTTTGTCTGTGGACTTCTGGCCATGGCCTCGGCCTTTGGAGATGAGGCAATTTTCGAGGACGAGGACATCTATAACCAGGCGCTGCCACCAGTTCCCCACACGGGCATCACGGTGCCCGGAACCAAGTGGTGCGGACCGGGCAACACGGCAGCAAACCACGAAGATCTTGGAAGAGAGCGTGAGACGGACAAGTGCTGTCGGGATCACGACCATTGCGACGATATTATCGAGTCGCATGCTGCACTCCACGGACTGCCGGTCAACACAGACTGGTTTCCCAT TCTGAAGTGCACCTGCGAGCAGCAGTTTATCAATTGCCTGCAAGCCGTGAATAGCCTCACCTCCAACACACTGGGACGAATTTACTatggcagcaggagcaggtgCTTCGCCAACGGATATCCCACCACCGGATGCAAGCAGTACCAGGAGGGAACCTTCCGCAAGCGCTGCATCCGCTATCAGGTGGACAAGAGCAAGGCCAAGGTCTGGCAGTTCTACGACATGCCCTTCTTCACGCTCCCAGCGAAGACGGGCTGA
- the kappaB-Ras gene encoding NF-kappa-B inhibitor-interacting Ras-like protein, translating into MLNAKIGKVGKVLVCGMKGVGKTALIEQLVYGHVNPETELHPTIEDIYVASVDTGRGGARETLRIYDTAGLQGEQQQLPRHYLQFPDAFVLVYDPMDPRSLDMLADIKTDIEKHKEKKEIPVIVLANVRARAAPNPVEKVMDRANIWCQRERIKHYTVNAMERPSLYEPFTSLCARLHPAQTKSTFPQLRQVMQNRQKSEA; encoded by the exons ATGCTTAATGCCAAGATCGGCAAGGTCGGCAAAGTGCTGGTGTGCGGCATGAAGGGCGTGGGCAAGACGGCGCTGATTGAGCAGCTGGTCTACGGCCACGTCAATCCGGAAACG GAACTCCATCCCACCATCGAGGACATCTACGTGGCCAGTGTGGACACGGGCAGGGGAGGAGCCCGCGAGACCCTGCGCATCTACGACACCGCCGGTCTGCAgggcgagcagcagcagctgccgcGCCACTACCTCCAGTTTCCGGACGCCTTTGTCCTGGTCTACGATCCCATGGATCCGCGCAGCCTGGACATGCTGGCCGACATCAAGACGGACATCGAGAAGCACAAGGAGAAGAAGGAGATCCCTGTCATCGTGCTGGCCAATGTGCGTGCCAGGGCAGCTCCCAATCCCGTGGAGAAGGTGATGGACCGGGCCAACATCTGGTGCCAGCGGGAGCGCATCAAGCACTACACGGTGAACGCCATGGAGCGGCCCTCCCTCTACGAGCCCTTCACCTCGCTGTGCGCCCGCCTGCATCCGGCGCAGACGAAGAGCACGTTCCCCCAGCTGCGGCAGGTCATGCAGAACCGGCAGAAGAGCGAGGCATAG
- the so gene encoding protein sine oculis, with protein sequence MLQHPATDFYDLAAANAAAVLTARHTPPYSPTGLTGSVALHNNNNSATSNNNNSSTLDIMTHNGGAGGGLHLNSGSNGSGGVVGGGGGSGGRENLPSFGFTQEQVACVCEVLQQAGNIERLGRFLWSLPQCDKLQLNESVLKAKAVVAFHRGQYKELYRLLEHHHFSAQNHAKLQALWLKAHYVEAEKLRGRPLGAVGKYRVRRKFPLPRTIWDGEETSYCFKEKSRSVLRDWYSHNPYPSPREKRDLAEATGLTTTQVSNWFKNRRQRDRAAEHKDGSTDKQHLDSSSDSEMEGSMLPSQSAQQQQQQQQQHSPGNSSGNNNNNNGLHQQQLQHVAADQSLQHHPHQQHPASNISSVASKSSSGGGGGGGVSAASGAQMQMPPLTAAVAYSHLHSVMGAMPMTAMYDMGEYQHL encoded by the exons ATGTTACAGCATCCCGCCACAGATTTCTACGATTTGGCGGCGGCCAATGCGGCTGCCGTTCTCACCGCCCGCCACACGCCTCCTTACAGTCCCACGGGTCTCACGGGATCGGTGGCCctgcacaacaacaacaacagcgccaccagcaataacaacaacagcagcacccTGGACATCATGACGCACAACGGTGGAGCAGGAGGTGGCCTCCACCTgaacagcggcagcaacgGAAGCGGCGGGGTGGtgggtggaggaggaggctcCGGCGGCAGGGAGAATCTGCCCAGCTTCGGATTCACCCAGGAGCAGGTGGCCTGCGTCTGCGAG GTTCTGCAGCAGGCGGGGAATATCGAAAGACTGGGCCGCTTCCTCTGGTCGCTGCCACAATGTGATAAGCTGCAGCTGAACGAGTCCGTGCTGAAGGCCAAGGCGGTCGTTGCATTCCATCGCGGCCAGTACAAGGAGCTGTACCGCCTGCTCGAGCATCACCACTTCTCGGCCCAAAATCACGCCAAGCTCCAGGCCCTGTGGTTGAAAG CGCATTATGTGGAAGCCGAAAAACTGCGCGGAAGACCCTTGGGTGCTGTTGGCAAATATCGTGTTCGCCGTAAATTTCCATTGCCCCGCACCATCTGGGATGGCGAGGAGACGAGCTACTGTTTTAAG GAGAAATCCCGCTCGGTATTGAGAGACTGGTACTCGCACAATCCATATCCGTCGCCCCGGGAGAAACGCGATCTGGCCGAGGCCACAGGACTGACCACCACGCAG GTTTCCAATTGGTTCAAGAATCGACGGCAAAGAGATCGAGCTGCCGAACATAAAGA CGGCTCCACGGACAAGCAGCACCTGGACTCCTCCAGCGATTCGGAGATGGAGGGCAGCATGTTGCCCAGTCAAAgtgcacagcagcagcagcaacaacaacagcagcactCGCCcggcaacagcagcggcaacaacaacaacaacaacgggctgcaccagcagcaactgcagcatgTTGCCGCCGATCAGAGCCTGCAACACCACCCACACCAGCAACATCCcgccagcaacatcagcagtgtcgccagcaaaagcagcagtggaggtggaggaggaggaggggtgAGTGCAGCAAGCGGTGcacaaatgcaaatgcccCCCCTCACCGCCGCCGTGGCCTATTCGCACCTGCACAGCGTGATGGGGGCCATGCCCATGACCGCCATGTACGACATGGGCGAGTACCAGCACTTATGA
- the LOC108060768 gene encoding phospholipase A2 large subunit has product MTSYTAFLSALLALICVSHVAVGLSITVPGTKWCGPGNIATSYDDLGTEREVDMCCRAHDNCEEKIPAQEEAFGLKNEGIFPIFSCTCEAAFRSCLTALRNGHSLALGRIYFSTKDVCFGYGHPIVSCREKQTDFFETRCLSYRVDEGQSQRWQFYDLALYTHVSGSEEDS; this is encoded by the exons ATGACTTCCTATACCGCCTTTCTTTCGGCTCTTCTGGCGCTGATCTGTGTCAGCCATGTGGCCGTGGGATTGAGCATAACCGTGCCGGGAACCAAGTGGTGTGGGCCCGGAAACATAGCCACCAGCTATGACGACCTCGGCACCGAGCGGGAGGTGGACATGTGCTGTCGGGCGCACGACAACTGCGAGGAGAAGATTCCGGCGCAAGAGGAAGCCTTTGGCCTGAAGAACGAGGGCATTTTTCCCAT ATTCTCCTGCACCTGCGAGGCCGCCTTCCGAAGCTGCCTCACCGCCCTGCGCAACGGTCACTCCCTGGCGCTCGGCAGGATCTACTTCAGCACCAAGGACGTGTGCTTTGGCTACGGACACCCCATCGTTTCCTGCCGGGAGAAGCAGACCGACTTCTTCGAGACCCGCTGTCTCAGCTACCGAGTGGACGAAGGTCAGTCGCAGCGCTGGCAGTTCTACGATTTGGCACTCTACACACATGTCAGCGGCAGTGAGGAGGACTCCTGA